Proteins from a single region of Eremothecium gossypii ATCC 10895 chromosome VI, complete sequence:
- the ART5 gene encoding Art5p (Syntenic homolog of Saccharomyces cerevisiae YGR068C (ART5)) gives MLSLVKAGSKEPIYCDIRVHGASRDTVVLAAEGAELSGELVFSLPEATALKAVYLRLVGRFKMGFLQIGPQSNGRVVGMVKKEQVVFECVWENLLTESEGQIAAAPGRRAGAVARTCRAVVGRRSGGVVRLPAGVTGTPVARERAPAGCTFVLPPGNYELPFRVALPADVPETVEGLQSGSLLYALESRLERGALRVPYARYQYLRIFRTLPVDSAAHHEEMYVTKAWAGRLQYELVVPSRAIAVGAQTALQLRLFPFQKGYRLASFSASLVQYYAFTDDAGQVYDDEAVAHRAAMEHFTDVAGCDPARGNLLVDAVRLQLPFSVPPDLKRITQDCDVGASLIRVRHKLLVHIVLLRGPPDAPGKKTEIKASIPVMLYISPLVPVQGRTVLVDNAGRFHIRPGVLTDLFRTRSADSLPSWDAPPSYESRVHDRLYDGDVGSLASGSAPPDSAAPRPPPRDSPLGLLPPLHALSLDDLSRVPTYQQQHDGHSLPLHHLSPAYAATAPPAGGNSGT, from the coding sequence ATGCTGTCGCTCGTCAAAGCGGGCTCCAAGGAGCCCATCTACTGTGATATCCGGGTGCATGGGGCGAGCAGAGACACGGTGGTGCTGGCCGCAGAGGGAGCAGAGCTGAGCGGCGAGCTGGTGTTCTCGCTGCCGGAGGCGACCGCGCTCAAGGCGGTGTATCTGCGGCTGGTGGGGCGGTTCAAGATGGGCTTTCTGCAGATTGGGCCGCAGAGCAACGGGCGCGTGGTGGGGATGGTAAAGAAGGAGCAGGTGGTGTTTGAGTGCGTGTGGGAGAACCTGCTGACGGAGAGCGAGGGCCAGatcgcggcggcgccggggcggcgggcgggcgcggtGGCGCGAACGTGCCGCGCGGTGGTCGGGCGGCGGTCGGGCGGCGTGGTGCGGTTGCCGGCGGGCGTAACGGGGACGCCTGTGGCCAGGGAGCGGGCGCCAGCGGGGTGCACTTTTGTGCTACCGCCCGGGAACTACGAGCTGCCCTTCCGCGtggcgctgccggcggaCGTGCCGGAGACGGTGGAGGGTCTGCAGAGCGGGTCGCTGTTGTACGCGCTGGAGTCCCGGCTGGAGCGCGGGGCGCTGCGCGTGCCGTATGCGCGCTACCAGTATCTGCGCATCTTTCGCACGTTGCCGGTCGACAGCGCCGCGCACCACGAAGAAATGTACGTGACCAAGGCGTGGGCCGGCCGACTGCAGTACGAGCTCGTGGTGCCCAGCCGCGCGATTGCGGTGGGCGCGCAGAccgcgctgcagctgcgcctGTTCCCGTTCCAGAAGGGCTACCGGCTGGCCAGTTTCAGCGCATCGCTGGTGCAGTACTACGCGTTCACGGACGACGCGGGTCAGGTCTACGACGACGAGGCGGTGGCGCACCGCGCAGCGATGGAGCACTTTACGGACGTCGCCGGCTGCGACCCGGCCCGCGGCAACCTGCTCGTGGACGCGGTGCGACTGCAATTGCCGTTTTCCGTTCCCCCGGACCTCAAGCGCATCACGCAGGACTGCGATGTCGGCGCCTCGCTGATCCGGGTCCGCCACAAGCTGCTGGTCCACAtcgtgctgctgcgcggccCCCCCGACGCGCCCGGAAAGAAAACCGAAATCAAGGCCAGCATTCCGGTTATGCTCTACATATCGCCGCTCGTACCTGTGCAGGGCCGCACCGTCCTGGTTGATAACGCTGGCCGCTTCCACATCCGTCCCGGCGTGCTGACAGACCTATTCCGGACGCGGAGCGCGGACTCACTTCCGAGCTGGGACGCGCCGCCGTCCTACGAGTCGCGCGTGCACGATCGGCTGTACGATGGCGACGTAGGCTCGCTTGCTTCCGGCAGCGCCCCGCCCGATTCGGCGGCGCCCCGCCCCCCGCCCCGAGATTCGCCACTGGGTCTCCTTCCGCCCCTTCACGCCTTGTCGTTGGATGATCTAAGCAGGGTCCCCACGTACCAACAGCAGCACGATGGACACTCCCTGCCATTGCATCACCTCTCCCCGGCGTATGCCGCCACCGCGCCACCGGCCGGGGGCAACAGCGGCACGTGA
- the MDM30 gene encoding SCF ubiquitin ligase complex subunit MDM30 (Syntenic homolog of Saccharomyces cerevisiae YLR368W (MDM30)) — protein MDGWPAEIWMEICKLLGPADLFRLRLCSTKLNRIVCDCSEVWHGMCTERWLAEEAMEAIVQGSTRNTAGPGEDWFQYFRFRSNVDARLARAVAELGTLEHGEGFWQAFWGVFRFRRHMVPFLRRETAGGYSVGRSLRQQCLAQRLLTTLRHGAVFACIDGTQREGEGRAMVIAEEALFVPIAAMDPCFDRLLAHRAAFFAAVQEQVQRDYGAMEQFHKFPDTIRVDKLVTYIWRVFERVCVYPPNQQRCHLEDIMLLRVYCGEARGHPLLLMAIVQAVAARYGVQTLLCEQVLIIIDRKLRGGQSYLMIPLRGNAKPRIFTRRRLLDTMRHTIPNIADPRSLALARFLTPLTKRAGAEKIFKDWSIYCDKSIWRTIPDHSPNGILRYLPHSCTPMDESIFEYFIVYWKTATANHSTNNIFHTVLLKQFETILVKKYPGDAIHFVDCREQLMDSIIEMSFRESICEHVSMQHIHKVPEMGCIVRQKNSGSLSVVIGGKKTDMDTYLVIMDIIGNYNVVHGDDVEVTREYSWDLILKLMSMSDLGIYFERWDKESKRLVLNKQLQEMITPA, from the coding sequence ATGGATGGGTGGCCAGCGGAAATCTGGATGGAGATATGCAAGTTGTTGGGACCGGCGGACCTCTTCCGACTTCGGTTGTGCTCCACTAAACTGAACCGCATAGTTTGTGACTGCAGCGAGGTGTGGCACGGGATGTGCACAGAGCGGTGGCTCGCGGAGGAGGCAATGGAGGCGATCGTGCAGGGCAGCACAAGGAACACGGCGGGACCGGGGGAGGACTGGTTCCAGTACTTTCGGTTCCGCAGCAACGTGGATGCGCGGTTAGCGCGGGCAGTGGCGGAGCTGGGGACGCTGGAGCACGGCGAGGGCTTCTGGCAGGCGTTCTGGGGCGTGTTTCGGTTCCGGCGGCACATGGTGCCGTTTCTCCGGCGGGAGACGGCGGGCGGGTACAGCGTGGGGCGCAGCTTGAGGCAGCAGTGTCTCGCGCAGCGGTTGCTCACGACGCTCCGGCACGGCGCGGTGTTTGCGTGCATCGATGGGACGCAGCGGGAGGGCGAGGGGCGCGCGATGGTGATTGCGGAGGAGGCACTCTTTGTGCCGATCGCGGCGATGGACCCGTGCTTCGACCGCCTTCTGGCGCACCGCGCGGCGTTCTTCGCCGCGGTGCAGGAGCAGGTGCAGCGGGACTACGGGGCGATGGAACAGTTCCACAAGTTCCCCGACACGATCCGTGTCGACAAGTTGGTCACGTATATATGGCGCGTGTTCGAGCGCGTCTGCGTGTACCCGCCGAACCAGCAGCGCTGCCATCTCGAAGACATCATGCTCTTGCGTGTGTACTGCGGCGAGGCGCGGGGGCACCCGCTCTTGCTCATGGCGATCGTTCAGGCGGTGGCGGCACGCTACGGGGTGCAGACGCTCCTCTGCGAGCAGGTATTGATCATCATTGACCGCAAGTTGCGCGGCGGACAGTCATACTTGATGATCCCGCTGCGAGGGAACGCAAAGCCGCGCATCTTCACGCGGCGGCGCTTGCTCGACACTATGCGGCACACAATACCCAACATTGCCGACCCGCGGAGCCTGGCGCTCGCCCGGTTCCTCACTCCGCTCACGAAGCGCGCGGGTGCTGAGAAAATCTTCAAAGACTGGTCCATCTACTGCGACAAATCCATATGGCGGACGATCCCTGATCACTCGCCCAATGGCATTCTGCGCTACCTCCCGCACTCCTGCACGCCGATGGACGAATCCATCTTTGAGTATTTCATCGTCTATTGGAAAACCGCAACAGCAAACCACTCCACGAACAACATTTTCCACACCGTTCTTCTCAAGCAATTCGAAACGATCTTGGTCAAGAAGTATCCCGGCGACGCAATCCACTTTGTCGATTGCCGGGAGCAGCTCATGGACTCCATTATCGAGATGTCCTTTCGCGAGTCCATCTGCGAACACGTCAGCATGCAGCACATCCACAAGGTGCCCGAAATGGGATGCATTGTCCGCCAGAAGAACAGCGGCTCATTGAGCGTTGTAATCGGCGGCAAAAAGACCGACATGGACACCTACTTGGTCATAATGGATATCATAGGTAACTATAACGTCGTCCACGGCGACGACGTCGAGGTGACCAGGGAGTACTCCTGGGACCTCATACTAAAACTTATGAGCATGAGCGACTTGGGCATCTACTTTGAACGCTGGGACAAGGAATCTAAGCGTCTTGTACTGAATAAGCAGCTTCAAGAAATGATAACCCCAGCATAA
- a CDS encoding uncharacterized protein (Syntenic homolog of Saccharomyces cerevisiae YGR067C) yields MVASQRKYICSFCAQAFSRSEHKTRHERSHTGVKPFSCKVCNHSFVRRDLLQRHIRTVHRSMLLEIQLRHEGTDHASACEARQIEQALNSFITVQSPRMRSGARCAAGRPRAGIPGGCRASVEPRGQDKFPAEAGRKSQAPQSAGTGTEEPYAISGPLSASIPQELHELVFRGFRKLWVDAPAEGFSKVAGWLQEGLEHIERTRLFAAEVRRELQKALRKRAAFAEWCEQSPLVAAIVLVGHVSSADRRQYGDGMVGMVKGAWERCVGPPLDSVFVAQSLLVYVCTQDRKFFPHSPVETARMYERMLHGVVLKSELALWDDELWTAFQLFVELVLVANEYTEVSLQLYQWFLGQPLHDGYSLSYYLNALAQNREIVYTAHVMATISQSLFCEIVMSGHSQTNFQYPDMLHNTIIMANKCYAKQGVATEPSVGLLWERIPTLKTAPQKFFNMLSQYFVFSNSSDHWSLLLATWFDFVKRVCETTVSSNLQNRNFCIDSRWFYRVIQGLSPMAISSTMARLNIDLSFMNNNLAICTLPIISLLEAEKLSLPPNMHHIHKQMVFDVLLFNLHLFGNILFVPSEAEQHVNVENALKMLENPIVQFLLYVWFHVLNVEEPKHMMVGKTNTTDSGLDMAYAEQFLNRYITISKVNVDTDTLIKNDINVILFAKGTDTAAFYGLHILLVHILGRIEGYLKRLFPFYIAMAQSFRELVAATLECVANMKYSIRTKIYRTVEECSLSSKASLHFSTSLLSPKLGTDDSSPAPARRHSSISSNLMTDKIILPPINFQAVTSAERSYVYYQSGSFLPEIGAKPSARDSSGKCKIQLPPPSRLFNVPSTQ; encoded by the coding sequence ATGGTGGCATCGCAGAGAAAGTACATCTGCTCGTTCTGCGCGCAGGCCTTTTCGCGATCCGAGCACAAGACGCGCCACGAGCGCTCGCACACCGGCGTCAAGCCCTTCAGCTGCAAGGTGTGTAACCACTCGTTTGTGCGCCGCGACCTACTTCAGCGGCACATCCGCACCGTGCACCGGAGCATGTTGCTGGAGATCCAGCTGCGCCACGAGGGCACCGACCACGCGAGCGCGTGCGAGGCGCGCCAGATCGAGCAGGCGCTCAACTCCTTTATCACCGTTCAGTCGCCCCGGATGCGAAGTGGGGCCCGGTGCGCAGCCGGCCGCCCCCGCGCGGGGATCCCGGGCGGCTGCAGGGCGAGCGTTGAGCCGCGGGGACAGGATAAATTCCCCGCGGAAGCGGGGCGGAAGTCGCAGGCACCTCAAAGTGCCGGTACAGGCACGGAAGAGCCGTACGCAATCAGTGGGCCGCTGTCAGCCTCTATACCTCAGGAGCTGCACGAACTGGTGTTCCGCGGGTTCCGAAAGCTGTGGGTGGATGCCCCTGCCGAGGGGTTTTCTAAAGTTGCAGGGTGGCTACAAGAGGGTCTAGAGCATATAGAGCGCACACGGCTGTTCGCGGCTGAAGTGCGCCGAGAGCTGCAGAAGGCCCTCCGCAAGCGCGCGGCGTTCGCGGAATGGTGCGAGCAGTCGCCACTGGTGGCTGCGATCGTGCTGGTGGGGCACGTTAGCAGCGCGGACCGGCGGCAGTACGGGGACGGGATGGTCGGGATGGTGAAGGGCGCGTGGGAGCGGTGCGTGGGTCCGCCGCTGGACTCGGTGTTTGTGGCGCAGAGCTTGCTCGTGTACGTGTGCACGCAGGACCGCAAGTTTTTCCCGCACAGCCCGGTGGAGACGGCGCGCATGTACGAGCGGATGCTGCACGGGGTTGTGCTGAAGtcggagctggcgctgtgGGACGACGAGCTGTGGACGGCGTTCCAGCTGTTCGTGGAGTTGGTGCTGGTCGCGAACGAGTACACGGAGGTGTCGCTGCAGCTGTACCAGTGGTTCCTGGGGCAGCCGCTGCACGACGGCTACTCGCTGTCGTACTACCTGAATGCGCTGGCGCAGAATCGGGAGATCGTGTACACCGCGCACGTGATGGCGACGATCTCGCAGAGCCTGTTCTGCGAGATCGTGATGTCGGGGCACTCGCAGACGAACTTCCAGTACCCGGACATGCTGCACAACACGATCATCATGGCGAACAAGTGCTACGCGAAGCAGGGTGTGGCGACAGAGCCGAGCGTGGGGCTTCTGTGGGAGCGCATTCCGACGCTGAAGACCGCGCCGCAGAAGTTCTTCAACATGCTGAGCCAGTACTTCGTGTTCTCGAACTCCTCTGACCACTggtcgctgctgctggcgacCTGGTTCGACTTTGTCAAGCGCGTGTGCGAGACGACCGTGAGTTCGAACCTCCAAAATAGAAACTTCTGCATTGATTCTCGATGGTTTTACCGTGTGATTCAAGGCTTGTCCCCCATGGCGATATCGTCCACCATGGCACGGCTGAACATCGATCTTTCCTTCATGAACAATAATCTTGCAATATGCACACTACCAATAATAAGCCTCTTGGAGGCGGAGAAGTTATCGCTACCGCCAAACATGCACCACATTCACAAGCAGATGGTCTTTGATGTCCTACTTTTCAACTTGCATTTGTTTGGTAATATACTCTTTGTGCCTTCAGAGGCGGAACAGCATGTAAATGTTGAGAACGCGCTCAAGATGCTGGAGAACCCTATTGTTCAATTTTTACTATACGTATGGTTCCATGTTCTCAATGTCGAGGAGCCGAAGCACATGATGGTCGGTAAGACGAACACCACTGATTCCGGGCTGGACATGGCATATGCCGAGCAGTTTTTGAATCGCTACATTACTATCTCGAAAGTTAATGTGGATACCGATACACTTATCAAAAATGATATTAATGTAATTTTATTCGCTAAGGGCACGGACACTGCAGCGTTTTACGGCTTGCATATATTACTGGTCCATATACTGGGGCGCATAGAGGGCTACTTGAAAAGACTTTTCCCATTCTACATCGCGATGGCGCAGTCGTTTAGAGAGTTGGTGGCTGCAACCCTTGAGTGTGTGGCAAACATGAAATACTCGATACGGACCAAGATATACCGGACCGTGGAGGAGTGCAGTCTTTCTTCGAAGGCATCATTGCACTTCTCTACCAGCTTACTTTCGCCAAAGTTAGGAACGGACGATAGTTCCCCAGCACCTGCCAGACGCCACTCTTCCATTTCATCTAATTTAATGACCGACAAGATTATTCTGCCGCCGATTAACTTCCAGGCCGTGACTTCTGCGGAGCGATCTTATGTGTACTATCAATCGGGCTCTTTTTTGCCAGAGATAGGCGCCAAGCCTTCTGCAAGGGATAGTTCAGGCAAGTGTAAAATCCAGCTTCCACCTCCATCGAGGCTCTTCAACGTCCCTAGCACACAATAA